In Quercus robur chromosome 10, dhQueRobu3.1, whole genome shotgun sequence, a genomic segment contains:
- the LOC126704339 gene encoding uncharacterized protein LOC126704339: protein MSVASSSTDSLNKVIDEYCDDTSDRSSSSSASDESGGSTDENYSSGAPGLPIEVVQEQLRRASGSQAGSPSNPTDEVETVFSCASEGFYQFTARGNDCRLIKSLASSDRKWKTEFIFISGFWAGNPVDVGRDPFPPYTGDLGNLRPEAAKRPSLSKFHRDRVHRARLHADRSFHSLVTLRRLAKWGLGPEPSDEAIAHEVTVRKRMSTMKENRGKEIAGEGKRPEGQAQDRPTAGDKRKFLPKNIDLEGLPSRRDKRVKQGSSKVVKSKPPSSQPAFQIVDVDSSTPVESTPSKTPPRTPVARPTTPGSSQPSMNIIANEDLAWERFQMAVKDEDINMCYNMGLKEFEHSGVHDLFKAMSKFIAASRQATELDKTRVLLETRILEVNADCKKWAGFAEKAKDEVTERNKLIEELRTDALEKETRIDHLQQMNNELNARLSKAREDAVAEFKSSKEYTDTLDRNYAAGFEDFRMDAVENFPEVDFSTIKLNLAAATSSLLQTGSDDVNVEDDASTQPPQDEPAVNAPPS, encoded by the exons ATGTCTGTTGCTTCCTCGTCTACAGATAGCCTTAATAAGGTTATAGACGAGTATTGTGATGATACTAGTGATAGGTCTAGCTCTAGCAGTGCTAGTGATGAGAGTGGAGGAAGCACGGACGAGAACTACTCTTCTGGGGCCCCTGGGCTCCCTATTGAAGTCGTCCAAGAACAGCTTAGGAGAGCTTCTGGTTCTCAAGCTGGTTCTCCGTCCAATCCTACGGACGAGGTAGAGACCGTCTTCAGTTGCGCT TCCGAAGGTTTTTACCAATTTACTGCTAGAGGGAATGATTGTAGGTTGATCAAGTCCCTAGCTTCGTCTGATAGGAAGTGGAAGAcggagtttatttttatttcaggCTTCTGGGCAGGGAACCCTGTGGACGTTGGCAGGGATCCCTTTCCTCCTTACACTGGGGACCTGGGGAACCTTCGTCCAGAAG CTGCCAAACGTCCGTCCTTGAGTAAATTTCACCGTGACCGCGTCCATAGGGCCCGTCTACACGCAGACAGGAGCTTCCATTCCCTTGTCACGCTTAGGCGTCTGGCCAAGTGGGGTTTAGGTCCCGAGCCTTCAGACGAAGCTATAGCCCACGAAGTCACTGTgcgaaaaa GAATGTCAACAATGAAAGAGAACCGAGGAAAAGAGATCGCAGGAGAGGGGAAACGTCCTGAGGGTCAAGCCCAGGATCGTCCAACGGCTGGGGACAAAAGAAAGTTCTTGCCTAAGAACATTGACCTGGAAGGGCTCCCCAGTCGAAGAGATAAAAGGGTTAAACAAGGCTCGTCCAAGGTTGTCAAGTCCAAACCACCCTCGTCTCAGCCTGCCTTCCAAATAGTTGACGTGGACTCGTCCACTCCAGTTGAGTCCACCCCATCCAAGACTCCTCCCAGAACTCCTGTGGCCAGACCTACCACGCCTGGCTCGTCCCAGCCTTCTATGAATATTATTGCAAATGAAGACCTGGCTTGGGAACGGTTCCAGATGGCCGTCAAGGACGAGGATATAAACATGTGCTATAACATGGGCTTGAAGGAATTTGAGCATTCAGGCGTCCATGACCTTTTCAAG GCCATGTCGAAGTTTATAGCAGCGTCTAGACAGGCGACGGAGCTGGACAAGACGAGAGTCTTGTTGGAGACGAGGATTCTGGAGGTGAACGCTGACTGTAAGAAATGGGCTGGGTTTGCTGAAAAAGCTAAGGACGAGGTCACAGAGCGTAACAAATTGATTGAGGAGCTAAGGACGGATGCATTGGAGAAAGAGACGCGCATTGATCACTTACAACAGATGAACAATGAGTTGAATGCTCGTCTTTCCAAGGCAAGAGAGGACGCTGTGGCTGAGTTCAAGTCGTCCAAAGAGTATACAGACACTTTGGATCGCAATTATGCAGCTGGTTTTGAAGATTTCAGAATGGACGCTGTAGAAAACTTTCCTGAAGTTGACTTCAGCACAATCAAGCTTAACCTTGCTGCTGCCACAAGCTCTCTCCTCCAGACTGGCTCTGATGACGTCAACGTGGAAGACGACGCCAGTACTCAGCCTCCTCAGGACGAGCCTGCTGTGAATGCTCCCCCTTCTTAG